A region from the Helicoverpa armigera isolate CAAS_96S chromosome 6, ASM3070526v1, whole genome shotgun sequence genome encodes:
- the Kis gene encoding chromodomain-helicase-DNA-binding protein 7 isoform X1, whose translation MDSYNLFDDGSGMLEGLTDLGGSDSFAGASSAGVTGDNKDTPDNSYRQPYNQNTVPQEGSIQKLASFGGPPAGSAQPVPNPGTGPPAPDYHDYGSYPPRPRLPQPPHGPLHPPHHVHPSHSYPGYHPGPEPMYAMPEQPGIGEMGVWSGPPGANRYSPIAPSYRHSYEHQQKMHQYPPQQGAGIGSLQAQNGTYIPRQPHFSQPTSQQIYGQQQNYPNYTQMHPPTASRIGQHPTYHQQMDVNPHQYGIPHGQQGHAPIPQHQSHQSMGGHSSSMTPGIQNHPNVHLHHPGAPPIHHVPRQSPVPPSSVAPSHSSVPAQMPYASPHHSVSMNYQSHQIQHPLDVNVSNQYGNVKQTGIETGSPQYRPPFPQLSPQMSPRAQISPRQQSQSQLSPRPVMSPVKGPSASPHGARNMVQSPVSSGTSTTPGSFPSQNTLQALEQMVLPSGSEYPYQRNPSSPAVTHVASSPSQWNQSKITPTSSLAQMENSEQHAKSSEPAVSVPPISVPPLKSELVKTTAVTHTETKPVEKTEPESARSTETGTLRTFIAPPNSNSTKDNVPIAASTSSSTNSCHDSPATGESGDNHEKMSGPRQSTDSNVENAPLQGEENVDINVTKVYNSEQNLESKQKSTENANIQESNIVNPVTLPLPSITNTNTSNSSPSQQIPVSHVTTTNTNNQYESMLNMNISRNPGYSANNVQNVSANMPNVTQGLSANIPSSIQSSGHTAVSHNISSSFPSGPTSVTQALPNVQANLQPNHAMQHGNLPNTVTSTIPVHNQQSNMSLIPAIQGNIQPNMPNVSSNMQSIGQSNVPANISNVQVGLPLTVPNMHAPMPPNQPIISNMPHNINPMLMIGPNSMPHPNISNIYPASHQQERMSLQQQIQDIYCLPPSNENQEKVRCLQERLALIQQHESNDKCNGGPNCTLQNPVYGSKMVESPQVTSTTGRGRGKGPAKPRKPRAKKEKFVATAQTLDQLPVSEDCVTAGTGLQSTSELDLESNEDITNLDSSAISMDDISGGKVRKQRGPRKNKERKPRTPKEPKLKDLTDKPVKERKKREPKDPNAPKKKRTSKKDAVEIQADTTTYELLETDKDTPSGDVSLSQNICNIETPNASKNLSDLSLEDSNVTDFDDIPVSKIAIKDLLEEAEAKREQIEKDDDIDSITQKRKSKKRSSVGGSCKKLTLRKSLGGRRKKRGGLIPDSDGEPDDMMSTPPPSPPPEGDDSLKRRSARNTQRKKYTDDVMLRLSDDEFTMATPKVEKECKSEDLDTKENSRSEGVPKPNYIYVNTTEEDAMIVQHVLACRMGKREFKVETLATDISPKLEASKTEPTLNDSNDEVQKIESCEDNNTDDKTIIDDETQKEIDNQNTSEKSDVPAVTNKAEETIDGCKDKSDGEVKNLKPVMVDVEEYFVKYRNFSYLHCEWKTEEELYKGDKRIFSKIKRFKQKQAQQLNIFELLDDEPFNPDYVEVERILDMSENQDPANNTVVKHYLVKWKSLQYEDSTWELEEDIDVDKIRQYKTFSEIPPKEKWKFKKRPSADQWVQLKESPLYKGGNTLRPYQLEGLNWLLFSWHNNRNCILADEMGLGKTIQSLTFVNSVWEYGIRGPFLIIAPLSTIPNWQREFEGWTEMNVVVYHGSQQSKSMLQEYEFYYKNEHGEPIKEITKFNVLITTFEIIVTDFQELKSFNWRICVIDEAHRLKNRNCKLLEGLRQLHLEHRVLLSGTPLQNNVNELFSLLNFLEPSQFSSSDAFLNEFGQLKTESEVLKLQALLKPMMLRRLKEDVEKTLAPKEETIIEVELTNIQKKYYRAILERNFSFLQKGTASAANIPNLMNTMMELRKCCIHPYLLNGAEDQIQFDYKQANGEDKQAYYKALIDSSGKMVLVDKLLPKLKAGGHRVLIFSQMVRCLDILEDYLVFRKYPYERIDGRIRGNLRQEAIDRFSKPDSDRFVFLLCTKAGGLGINLTAADTVIIYDSDWNPQNDLQAQARCHRIGQQKMVKIYRLICRNSYEREMFDKASLKLGLDKAILQSMNTTQGKETGIKQLSKKEIEDLLKKGAYGAVMDEDNAGDKFCEEDIEMILARRTQVIQMESEKGSTFSKASFAAADQRSDIDIRDPDFWNKWAKKAEIDTTEKKEDEDLIVTEPRKRTVIKRYGHDDGPMEMSDMEVTPDSDDDEEGISLRSKRKKDKLGKKGRRYASDDYIPRHEGVPVDEEVVYGSWTRSECFKIERGLLTFGWARWEEIVEKNQFRKGWTIPVIEDCARIIVLYCLRHYKGDEKIRNFIWDLIEPCENGEVTISRNHSGLHNPVPRGRNAKKKNRPKDLPKSNDLQKWEDASHWSSTEKYDCELYLENSYKKHLFRHANKVLLRVRMMYYIKHEVIGDFATQIESGVHASTLGMRVPRGVDSTPPRLWWDSECDVSLLVGTYVHGYENYLAMRSDPQLCFVDKLGPPDDAECTDIKSEERKVRGSVVGDEDCTDDVSSGAGATSPAASPRPDDDSTQSSGGGHLWPSMQDLNTRLRRLITAYQRNYKREELKMQQRAKKMERRERMDQLARDEVSQWRWTRADEEAFRRTVASYGVEFDPTTKSLRWSRFRTLARLDTKSDDALTDYLKAFMAMCKRQCGLSVGEAELPTRADLKAEPIGEERAIATLERIDLLRVLREEVAPHPALDTRLALCERSPDTPPWWQPARHDKLLVLGVCKHGLGDTYSKLFCDPKMPFADCASKWYTSHKGVTRNESQKLSSDEEDTAVSEDAAGETRMSLRRSKRTSNNCDRTAEDDTDALSELETLAKLGRIEETLPPERWFSERALETRLHHIAHAVQNREWPAAAKPDTRAAADVHDERKQGPKRHIAIDVETDRAKLHALLSSPQAAHTGAGSSAAPGEAGAPPPAHQRVPASPAPSAAPVDLSAPLDLSDVHDFSVGRRTPHNDSAPSSMPSRSRLDDTLSRLMKRKNVPAPEHIVGKEKKRKKLDEIVLGLSAAKCKSPTTSSDNLRGRSSSVLPDVTVTPAAPPTSSPASSNQKPFSVTVTNVPSPQASSKELSSFLQQSLEHTKVPKAPVVPPMKSYSHEAKVNKWLAEQASVDTRRRGVAPRLAPEEHVPVVHRVTGKRIVGPKAPQLKHLAQWIAENPMYDIDSKWTEGIKEHIKLPQDVRSQRHSPMQASGGERKKGRPPTLDSPSPNVLSSNSHLNQNLAGLNPAILASISSLSAFDPKTLAATLSNLTGFDPKLLNSFDPKLLSSLGSFDPKNNPLLSSFNSMPNLLGNIAGGNIFANLAGLGLPGFSSLDINNLTGSNISSDSKSKSRKTTETGNPSNSKSTNSQFPFVFPNPNMLYPQLGLSGLNPFGMHSGMSSAYDALGLLSNNIAASSGASTLQASSHTSARSTAKTTTPRSSTVVTNSSTSRQQKVSDRQQSSQLPQIHLPPDPYLLETLSKQSLNYESIIRPEKRQRDNDSQENIATDLSKTDKKKLPFDALRSQVPPEFAAVQEKLLKGDKKDIDISKMLLEQMASGALSASLVSSAESKKAKDDKDVTEKFVKNSSEYISRSLISEDGGSATSLVHKRSHEDIINEPENLALSSTELNPIKKLKENPNSENKPAMENQSDHSTHPGEMDLEDLIAPSTVIKTGMKPDFDTNVPPKFTPTEVTATPLSKDEKSLSKLPNSYPEGSMSLSHDIASADDEKNDEESKGNCSNEDDTNIGDNSAHDGRRCNKKKIRKSSEEAPATCPRRELRSSSGRQSTESINTNH comes from the exons ATGGactcatataatttatttgatgatgGAAGCGGTATGTTGGAAGGACTTACTGATCTTGGTGGATCAGACAGCTTTGCTGGTGCTTCTTCGGCTGGTGTAACTGGAGATAACAAAGATACACCCGACAACAG TTACAGACAACCTTATAATCAAAATACAGTACCACAAGAAGGATCGATTCAGAAACTGGCTTCGTTTGGAGGGCCTCCGGCTGGCAGTGCTCAACCGGTGCCCAATCCTGGCACGGGGCCTCCCGCACCCGATTACCATGACTACGGAAGTTACCCGCCACGTCCTCGCTTGCCTCAGCCACCTCACGGTCCACTACATCCGCCACATCATGTGCATCCTTCACATTCTTACCCAGGATATCATCCTGGCCCAGAACCAATGTATGCAATGCCAGAACAACCAG gtattggAGAAATGGGGGTATGGTCTGGCCCTCCAGGCGCTAATAGGTATTCTCCAATAGCACCGAGCTATCGTCATAGCTATGAACATCAACAAAAAATGCATCAATACCCTCCTCAACAG GGTGCTGGTATTGGTAGTCTACAAGCACAAAATGGAACATACATACCAAGACAGCCGCATTTCTCACAACCAACATCACAGCAAATATATGGGCAACAGCAG AACTACCCCAACTACACACAGATGCATCCACCAACCGCTTCTAGAATAGGTCAACACCCGACATATCATCAGCAAATGGATGTCAATCCTCATCAGTATGGTATACCTCATGGCCAACAAGGCCATGCACCAATTCCTCAGCACCAATCTCATCAAAGTATGGGTGGTCATTCCAGTAGTATGACACCAGGAATTCAAAACCATCCTAATGTTCATCTTCACCATCCGGGTGCACCGCCTATACATCATGTACCTCGTCAGTCGCCAGTGCCGCCATCTTCAGTGGCGCCGTCTCATTCTTCTGTTCCGGCGCAAATGCCTTATGCATCACCTCACCATTCCGTCTCAATGAATTATCAATCTCATCAAATACAACATCCTTTAGATGTCAACGTTTCGAATCAGTATGGCAATGTGAAACAAACGGGAATAGAAACAGGGAGTCCACAATATCGTCCACCGTTTCCTCAACTTTCTCCTCAAATGTCTCCTAGAGCTCAAATATCGCCCCGACAACAATCACAATCACAACTTTCTCCACGGCCTGTTATGTCTCCTGTAAAAGGTCCCAGCGCATCTCCACATGGTGCTCGTAATATGGTTCAGTCGCCAGTTTCTTCAGGAACTTCAACAACACCGGGATCTTTTCCATCCCAGAATACACTTCAAGCGTTAGAGCAAATGGTTTTACCATCAGGCTCAGAGTATCCATACCAACGTAACCCGTCATCTCCAGCTGTGACACATGTTGCATCTTCACCATCTCAGTGGAACCAAAGCAAAATTACTCCAACAAGTAGTTTAGCGCAAATGGAAAATAGCGAGCAGCATGCAAAGTCTTCTGAACCAGCCGTATCAGTACCACCAATATCAGTGCCACCACTAAAATCAGAATTAGTAAAAACTACAGCCGTAACTCATACTGAAACGAAACCAGTTGAAAAAACTGAACCAGAGAGTGCTAGATCAACTGAAACTGGTACATTAAGAACTTTTATAGCTCCGCCTAATTCGAACAGTACTAAAGATAATGTGCCAATTGCTGCATCGACAAGCAGTTCCACAAATAGTTGTCACGATTCGCCTGCTACTGGGGAATCAGGAGATAATCATGAAAAGATGTCAGGACCTCGTCAGTCTACAGATAGTAACGTCGAAAATGCTCCACTACAGGGAGAGGAAAATGTTGATATTAATGTAACAAAAGTATACAACAGTGAACAAAATTTGGAATCGAAACAGAAGTCTACTGAGAATGCCAATATTCAAGAAAGTAACATTGTTAATCCAGTGACGTTGCCCCTGCCTTCAATTACAAATACTAATACTAGCAATTCGTCACCTTCTCAACAAATCCCAGTATCTCATGTTACTACTACGAATACGAATAACCAATACGAAAGTATGCTTAATATGAATATTAGTAGAAATCCAGGATATTCAGCAAACAACGTACAGAATGTTTCTGCTAACATGCCAAATGTAACACAGGGCTTGTCAGCAAACATACCATCTAGTATTCAGTCATCGGGTCATACTGCTGTCAGTCATAATATATCTTCTAGTTTTCCAAGTGGCCCTACCTCTGTTACTCAAGCACTGCCTAATGTGCAAGCAAATTTACAACCAAATCATGCAATGCAACATGGAAATTTACCGAATACTGTAACATCTACTATTCCTGTTCATAACCAACAAAGCAACATGTCGTTGATTCCTGCAATACAGGGAAATATTCAACCAAATATGCCGAATGTCTCTAGTAATATGCAATCGATTGGCCAATCCAATGTACCAGCAAATATTTCAAACGTTCAAGTAGGATTGCCCTTGACTGTTCCAAATATGCATGCTCCAATGCCACCAAATCAGCCTATTATATCTAATATGCCCCATAATATTAATCCAATGTTGATGATTGGGCCAAATTCGATGCCTCATCCCAATATCTCGAATATATATCCAGCTTCCCATCAACAAGAAAGAATGTCTTTACAACAACAAATACAAGATATTTACTGTTTGCCACCTTCAAATGAAAATCAGGAAAAAGTAAGGTGCCTCCAAGAAAGACTAGCATTAATCCAACAGCATGAATCGAATGATAAATGTAATGGGGGTCCAAACTGCACACTACAAAACCCAGTTTACGGATCAAAAATGGTAGAAAGTCCTCAAGTCACTAGTACAACGGGGCGTGGCCGTGGCAAAGGTCCGGCTAAGCCCAGGAAGCCAAGGGCAAAAAAAGAGAAATTTGTGGCAACAGCGCAGACATTAGATCAGCTGCCTGTTTCGGAAGATTGTGTGACAGCTGGAACTGGATTACAAAGTACGTCAGAACTTGACTTAGAATCTAATGAAGATATAACAAATTTAGACAGCAGTGCAATATCTATGGATGACATCAGTGGTGGTAAAGTAAGAAAACAAAGAGGACCCCGAAAGAATAAGGAGCGAAAGCCACGGACACCTAAAGAACcaaaattaaaagatttaactGACAAACCTGTGAAAGAGCGGAAAAAACGAGAACCAAAAGATCCAAATGCTCCCAAGAAGAAAAGGACTTCAAAAAAAGACGCTGTTGAAATACAAGCGGATACAACTACTTATGAATTGTTAGAAACAGATAAAGACACCCCCTCTGGTGACGTATCATTGAGTCAAAATATATGCAATATAGAAACTCCTAATGCATCAAAGAATTTGTCAGACCTTTCCTTGGAAGATTCGAACGTCACTGACTTTGATGATATTCCGGTTTCTAAAATTGCAATCAAGGATCTGTTGGAAGAAGCTGAGGCTAAACGAGAACAAATAGAGAAAGATGATGACATCGATTCAATCACtcaaaaaagaaaatctaaGAAACGCTCATCAGTCGGTGGAAGTTGTAAGAAATTGACTCTGAGGAAATCTTTAGGCGGGAGGAGAAAAAAGCGTGGTGGATTAATTCCAGATTCTGATGGTGAACCAGATGATATGATGTCTACCCCACCACCGTCTCCGCCGCCAGAAGGTGACGATAGTTTAAAGAGAAGATCTGCTAGGAACACACaacgtaaaaaatatacagatgATGTCATGCTACGTTTATCAGATGATGAATTTACAATGGCCACACCTAAAGTTGAAAAAGAATGTAAGTCGGAGGATCTAGATACCAAAGAAAACAGTAGATCTGAAGGTGTTCCTAAACCTAACTATATCTATGTGAATACAACTGAAGAAGATGCCATGATTGTCCAACATGTTTTAGCTTGTCGTATGGGAAAAAGAGAGTTTAAAGTTGAAACACTTGCTACTGACATTTCACCAAAATTAGAAGCTAGTAAAACTGAGCCGACACTTAATGATTCTAACGATGAAGTGCAAAAGATTGAGTCTTGTGAAGATAATAATACTGAcgataaaacaataattgatGATGAAACTCAGAAAGAAATTGATAATCAAAATACAAGTGAAAAATCCGATGTCCCTGCAGTAACTAATAAAGCAGAGGAAACCATAGATGGTTGTAAAGACAAATCCGATGGTGAAGTTAAGAATTTGAAACCGGTTATGGTTGATGTTGaggaatattttgtaaaatacagAAATTTTTCATACCTGCATTGTGAATGGAAAACAGAAGAAGAACTTTACAAAGGAGATAAaagaatattttctaaaattaaacgCTTCAAACAGAAACAAGCTcaacaattgaatatttttgaattattagaTGACGAACCTTTTAATCCTGACTATGTTGAAGTGGAAAGAATACTGGATATGTCAGAAAATCAAGACCCTGCGAATAATACAGTagttaaacattatttagttaAATGGAAAAGCTTACAATATGAAGATAGTACATGGGAATTAGAAGAGGATATTGATGTAGATAAAATAAGACAATACAAGACATTTAGTGAGATACCACCGAAAGAAAAATGGAAATTTAAAAAACGACCTTCTGCTGACCAGTGGGTCCAATTAAAAGAATCCCCTCTTTATAAAGGAGGAAATACTTTAAGGCCCTATCAACTCGAAGGACTTAATTGGTTGTTATTCTCATGGCATAATAATCGTAATTGTATATTAGCTGATGAAATGGGTTTAGGAAAAACAATTCAAAGTCTTACATTTGTGAATTCTGTTTGGGAGTATGGTATAAGAGGACCATTTCTTATCATAGCTCCTTTATCTACAATACCAAATTGGCAAAGAGAATTTGAAGGATGGACAGAAATGAATGTAGTTGTTTATCACGGTTCTCAACAGAGCAAGAGTATGCTGCAggaatatgaattttattacaaGAATGAACACGGCGAACCAATTAAAGAAATTACCAAATTCAATGTTCTTATAACAACATTTGAAATAATCGTGACAGATTTCCAAGAATTGAAATCCTTTAACTGGCGAATATGTGTTATAGATGAAGCGCATAGACTTAAAAATCGtaactgcaaacttttggaAGGATTAAGACAACTCCATTTAGAACACAGAGTATTATTATCTGGAACTCCACTGCAGAATAATGTAAACGAACTTTTTTCTCTCTTAAATTTTCTAGAACCTTCGCAATTTTCTAGCAGTGATGCTTTCTTAAATGAATTTGGTCAACTTAAGACTGAATCAGAAGTACTCAAGCTTCAAGCACTTTTAAAACCTATGATGCTCCGGAGATTAAAAGAAGATGTTGAAAAAACGTTGGCACCAAAGGAAGAAACAATAATTGAAGTCGAGTTAACTAatatacagaaaaaatattatagagctATACTCGAAAGAAATTTCAGTTTCTTACAAAAAGGTACGGCTTCCGCGGCCAATATCCCTAACTTAATGAATACAATGATGGAACTGAGAAAGTGTTGTATACATCCATACTTGTTAAATGGTGCAGAAGACCAAATACAATTTGACTATAAACAGGCTAATGGGGAAGATAAGCAAGCATATTACAAAGCTCTTATAGATTCATCTGGTAAAATGGTATTAGTTGATAAATTACTTCCGAAATTAAAAGCTGGAGGTCACAGAGTTTTAATATTTAGCCAAATGGTAAGATGTCTAGACATTTTGGAAGATTATTTAGTATTTAGAAAGTATCCTTATGAGAGGATTGACGGGCGTATTCGGGGCAACTTGAGGCAAGAAGCAATCGATAGATTCTCTAAACCTGACTCAGAtagatttgtatttttgctaTGTACGAAAGCAGGTGGGTTAGGTATCAATTTAACAGCTGCAGATACAGTTATAATTTACGATAGCGACTGGAATCCACAGAATGATCTGCAGGCACAAGCGCGATGCCATCGAATTGGTCAGCAAAAAATGGTTAAAATATATAGATTAATTTGTCGTAATTCATACGAAAGGGAAATGTTTGACAAAGCATCGCTTAAGCTTGGCCTTGATAAAGCCATATTACAAAGTATGAATACAACTCAAGGTAAAGAAACAGGAATAAAGCAATTGTCTAAAAAGGAAATTGAGGACTTGTTGAAAAAAGGTGCATACGGCGCCGTGATGGATGAAGATAATGCTGGTGATAAATTTTGTGAGGAAGATATTGAAATGATATTAGCGCGCAGAACACAAGTTATTCAAATGGAGTCAGAAAAAGGGTCAACATTTTCTAAAGCTAGTTTTGCTGCAGCAGACCAGCGATCAGATATTGACATAAGAGATCCAGATTTTTGGAATAAATGGGCTAAAAAAGCAGAAATTGATACTACTGAGAAAAAAGAAGATGAAGATTTGATAGTAACAGAACCAAGAAAACGAACAGTTATCAAAAGATACGGTCATGACGATGGTCCCATGGAAATGTCAGATATGGAGGTCACACCAGATTCCGATGACGATGAGGAAG gaATCAGTTTAAGAAGTAAAAGAAAGAAAGACAAACTTGGCAAAAAAGGCCGTAGATATGCAAGCGACGATTATATCCCCCGTCACGAAGGTGTTCCTGTTGATGAAGAGGTTGTCTATGGATCATGGACACGGTCTGagtgttttaaaatagaaaGAGGACTACTCACATTTGG GTGGGCCCGATGGGAAGAAATTGTTGAGAAAAATCAATTCAGAAAAGGTTGGACAATTCCTGTTATAGAAGACTGTGCACGAATTAtt gttttatattgtttgcgGCATTACAAAGGTGATGAGAAAATAAGAAATTTTATATGGGATCTAATAGAACCATGTGAAAATGGTGAAGTTACAATCTCTAGAAATCACAGTGGACTACATAATCCAGTACCTCGAGGAAGAAACGCCAAAAAGAAAAATCGCCCTAAAGATTTGCCAAAATCCAACGATCTTCAAAAATGGGAGGATGCGAGTCACTGGAGCTCTACAGAAAAGTATGACTGTGAACTGTATCTTGAAAACAGTtataaaaagcatttatttagaCACGCCAATAA GGTTTTGCTGCGCGTACGCATGATGTATTATATCAAACATGAGGTCATTGGTGACTTTGCCACACAAATTGAAAGTGGAGTTCATgcaag TACCTTGGGTATGCGTGTACCGCGCGGTGTGGACAGCACACCGCCGCGCCTGTGGTGGGATAGTGAGTGTGACGTATCCTTACTTGTTGGTACATACGTCCACGGTTACGAAAATTATTTGGCTATGCGTTCAGATCCACAACTTTGTTTTGTAGACAAACTGGGCCCCCCCGATGATGCTGAATGCACAGATATCAA GAGTGAAGAAAGAAAAGTAAGAGGCAGTGTAGTGGGGGACGAAGATTGTACGGACGACGTGTCTAGCGGTGCTGGTGCAACATCCCCGGCAGCCTCTCCTCGGCCTGATGACGACAGTACGCAAAGCAGTGGTGGTGGGCATTTATGGCCCTCAATGCAAGACTTGAACACGAGACTCCGCAGACTAATCACAGCATATCAAAGAAACTACAAACGAGAAGAACTTAAAATGCAACAGAGAGCTAAG AAGATGGAGCGAAGAGAACGCATGGATCAACTGGCTAGAGATGAGGTGTCGCAGTGGCGCTGGACGCGCGCCGACGAAGAAGCGTTCCGACGCACTGTGGCTTCCTATGGGGTGGAATTCGACCCAACTACAAAAAGTCTTCGCTGGAGTCGATTCAGAACACTTGCACGTTTGGATACCAAAAGTGATGATGCCTTAACAGATTATTTGAAAGCTTTTATGGCCATGTGTAAACGACAGTGTGGACTTTCTGTGGGCGAAGCTGAGTTACCTACACGAGCAGATTTAAAAGCAGAACCGATAGGTGAAGAGAGAGCTATTGCTACTCTGGAAAG GATTGATCTTCTACGAGTATTACGTGAAGAAGTCGCTCCACATCCTGCACTAGATACTCGATTGGCACTATGCGAACGGTCTCCTGACACCCCACCGTGGTGGCAGCCAGCTCGCCATGATAAACTTTTAGTTTTGGGTGTTTGcaa GCATGGTTTAGGTGACACTTACAGTAAGCTGTTTTGCGATCCAAAAATGCCATTCGCTGATTGCGCTAGCAAGTGGTATACTAGTCACAAGGGAGTTACTAGAAACGaatcacaaaaattatcttcCGATGAAGAAGACACCGCTGTCTCTGAAGATGCAGCAGGAGAAACGCGAATGTCGCTCAGACGAAGTAAGAGAACTTCCAATAACTGCGATAGGACTGCTGAAGATGACACGGATGCCCTTTCGGAACTAGAAACTCTCGCTAAGTTAGGTCGGATCGAAGAGACATTGCCCCCAGAGCGCTGGTTCTCAGAACGGGCGCTCGAGACGCGCCTGCATCACATAGCGCACGCGGTACAGAATCGCGAGTGGCCCGCAGCCGCCAAGCCGGACACGCGAGCGGCGGCCGACGTGCACGACGAGCGCAAGCAGGGGCCCAAGCGTCACATCGCCATCGACGTAGAGACCGACCGCGCTAAGCTGCACGCGCTGCTGTCGTCGCCGCAGGCCGCGCACACGGGGGCCGGCAGCAGCGCGGCGCCGGGCGAGGCgggcgcgccgccgccggcgcaCCAGCGCGTGCCCGCGTCGCCCGCGCCCTCCGCCGCTCCCGTTGACCTCTCGGCACCTCTGGATCTGAGCGACGTCCATGATTTCTCTGTGGGCCGCCGTACGCCTCATAACGATTCTGCACCTTCTTCCATGCCTTCTCGCAGCCGGCTCGATGATACACTTTCCAGGCTCATGAAGAGAAAGAATGTG CCTGCGCCCGAGCATATAGTTGGAAAagagaagaaaagaaagaaattagATGAAATTGTATTGGGATTATCAGCGGCTAAATGTAAAAGCCCTACCACTTCATCAGATAACCTGCGCGGACGTAGCTCCAGCGTGCTGCCCGATGTGACTGTAACCCCAGCTGCGCCTCCAACATCGTCCCCAGCTTCCTCTAATCAGAAACCATTTTCGGTCACGGTGACTAATGTACCATCGCCACAGGCTTCTTCTAAAGAGTTATCTTCATTTTTGCAACAATCTTTAGAACATACAAAGGTTCCTAAAGCTCCAGTTGTACCACCAATGAAATCTTATTCTCATGAGGCTAAAGTAAACAAGTGGCTAGCTGAGCAGGCTAGCGTTGATACACGTCGTCGTGGTGTAGCGCCTCGGCTAGCACCAGAAGAACACGTGCCAGTGGTGCATCGTGTAACTGGCAAGCGCATAGTCGGTCCCAAAGCACCGCAACTTAAGCATCTAGCCCAATGGATAGCTGAAAACCCTATGTATGACATAGACTCCAAGTGGACGGAAGGTATTAAAGAGCATATTAAGTTGCCTCAAGACGTACGTAGTCAAAGACATTCTCCGATGCAAGCTAGCGGAGGTGAACGTAAAAAGGGACGTCCTCCTACGCTCGATTCTCCATCTCCAAATGTATTGTCGTCTAATTCTCATTTGAATCAGAATTTGGCTGGCTTAAATCCAGCTATTTTGGCCAGTATATCAAGTCTAAGTGCATTTGATCCAAAAACATTAGCTGCCACTCTTTCAAATTTGACGGGCTTTGATCCAAAATTGTTAAATAGTTTTGACCCAAAACTACTTTCTAGTTTGGGGAGCTTTGATCCTAAAAATAATCCATTGTTGAGTTCTTTTAATAGTATGCCAAATTTGTTAGGGAATATAGCAGGTGGAAATATATTTGCGAATTTAGCGGGACTAGGACTTCCTGGATTCTCTTCATTAGACATAAACAATTTAACTGGATCCAATATTTCAAGCGACAGTAAGTCGAAATCTcgtaaaactactgaaacaGGGAATCCCTCTAATTCAAAATCTACCAACTCTCAATTTCCATTTGTGTTTCCTAATCCAAATATGTTGTATCCTCAATTAGGACTAAGTGGTTTAAATCCATTCGGAATGCATTCTGGCATGTCATCAGCATACGACGCTTTAGGTTTATTGAGTAATAATATAGCAGCAAGTTCAGGTGCTTCTACATTACAAGCATCCAGTCATACTTCTGCACGCAGCACGGCAAAAACAACAACACCGCGGTCTTCGACAGTAGTTACTAATTCATCAACTTCTCGCCAACAAAAAGTTTCTGATCGGCAACAATCAAGTCAATTACCGCAAATTCATTTGCCACCAGATCCATATCTTTTGGAAACTTTGTCCAAACAGTCTCTAAATTACGAATCGATTATCAGACCAGAAAAGAGACAGCGAGATAATGATAGCCAAGAAAACATAGCAACCGATTTATCAAAGACTGATAAGAAAAAACTGCCATTCGATGCATTAAGGTCTCAAGTCCCACCGGAATTTGCGGCTGTTCAGGAAAAACTTTTGAAGGGTGATAAAAAAGATATTGATATAAGCAAGATGTTGTTAGAACAAATGGCTTCGGGTGCACTTAGTGCCAGCCTTGTTAGTTCAGCAGAGTCCAAAAAGGCTAAAGATGACAAAGACGTtactgaaaaatttgttaaaaattcATCAGAATATATTTCTAGATCCTTAATCTCTGAAGATGGGGGATCTGCAACCTCTTTAGTTCACAAACGAAGTCATGAAGATATCATAAACGAACCAGAAAATTTAGCACTATCTTCAACAGAATTAAACCCCATCAAGAAGTTAAAGGAAAATCCGAACTCTGAAAATAAGCCTGCAATGGAAAATCAATCTGATCACTCAACACATCCTGGGGAAATGGACCTTGAAGATTTAATAGCTCCTTCAACCGTTATCAAAACCGGAATGAAACCAGACTTTGACACTAATGTCCCTCCTAAATTTACTCCTACGGAGGTAACGGCTACTCCATTGAGTAAAGACGAAAAATCCCTATCGAAATTACCAAACTCTTACCCTGAAGGTTCTATGTCTCTAAGTCACGATATAGCCTCAGCCGATGATGAAAAAAATGACGAAGAAAGTAAAGGTAACTGTTCCAATGAGGATGATACTAATATTGGAGACAATTCCGCACATGATGGGCGTAGatgcaataaaaagaaaatccgTAAGTCATCTGAAGAGGCTCCGGCGACGTGTCCGCGACGTGAATTAAGATCTAGCTCTGGTCGCCAGTCAACGGAATCGATTAATACAAATCATTAA